In Acidobacteriota bacterium, the DNA window CCGCCATCAACAACGACGGCTCCCTCAAGGCCGGCTACACCGCCCCCAGCGAGGCAGGCCAGGCGGAGGTTTTGGCGGAGGCGCTGGCGCTGGCGGAGATCGAGCCGGAGACCGTCGGGATGATCGAAGCCCACGGCACCGGCACCACCCTCGGCGACCCCATCGAGGTGGCCGCCCTCAAGCGGGTCTACGGCTCGGCACCGCGGCCGGAGCGCTGCGCCCTGGGCTCGGTGAAGACCAACGTCGGCCATCTCGACGCCGCCGCCGGCGTCGCCGGGCTCCTCAAGGCGGTCTCCTCCCTGGAGCACGGCGAGATTCCTCCGAGCCTGCACTTCCACCGACCCAATCCGCGGCTGGAGCTGGAAGAGAGCCCCTTCTTCGTGCCCACCGAGCCCACGCCCTGGCCGGTGGACGGCCCCCGCCGCGCCGGCATCAGCTCCTTCGGTGTCGGCGGCACCAACGCCCACGTGGTGCTCGAGGAGGCGCCCCGGCGGCTGCCCTCCGGCCCCTCCCGGCGCTGGCAGATCGCCGCCTTCTCCGCCCGCGGCGACGGCGGTCTGGAGCAGCTCGCCGAGAGCCTGGCCAAGCATCTGGAGAGCCATCCGGAGCAGCCCCTGGCGGACGTCGCCTTCACCCTGCAGATGGGCCGCCGAGGCCTCCCCCGCCGGCGGGTGGTGGTGGCCCGGGATCGCGAGGAGATGGCGCGGCAGCTGGCCGCCGGCGAGGGCTTCACCGCCACCGCTGCCCGGGACGACCGGCCGGTGGCCTTCCTCTTCCCCGGCCAGGGCACCCAGCACTTGCGCATGGGGATGGAGCTCTACCGCACCGAACGAGAGTTCCGGCGGGTGGTGGATCGGTGCAGCGAGCTCCTCGAGCCCCACCTCTTGCTCGACCTGCGGAAGCTCCTGGATCCGCCGGCGGGAGAGGAGGACGCGGCGGCGGAGCGCCTAGGCACCACTGCCCTCGCCCAGCCGGCCCTCTTCGTCATCAGCTACGCCCTGGCCCAGCTGTGGATCTCCTGGGGCGTCGAGCCTCGGGCCATGCTCGGTCACAGCCTCGGGGAGTGGGTGGCGGCGTGTCTGGCGGGGGTGGTGACCCTGGAGCAGGCGCTGCCCCTGGTGGCCGCCCGGGGAGCGTTGATGCAAAGCCGCCCCGCCGGTGCCATGTTGGCGGTGCCCCTGGCGGCGTCGAAGATCGAGCCGCGGCTGGGGAACGCCCTGGCCCTGGCGGCGGTGAACGCCGCCGAGCGCTGCGTGGTCTCCGGCCCGGTGTCGGCCGTGGAAGACCTGGCCCGCCGCCTGGAAGAGGAGGGCGTCGGCTGCCGCCGGCTGGCCACCTCCCACGCTTTCCACTCGGCGATGATGGATCCCATCCTCGGCTCCTTCGCCCAGCGGCTTCGGGAGATCGAGCTCCAGGCCCCCCAGATTCCCTTCGTCTCCAACGTCACCGGTACCTGGATTACCCCCCAGCAGGCCACCGACCCGGACTATTGGTGCCGCCAGCTGCGCCAGACGGTGCGCTTCGCCGACGGCCTGGAGGAGCTCCTCGACGGCGACCCCTTGCTCCTGGAAGTGGGGCCGGGGCAGACCCTCTCGTCCCTCGCCCGGCGCGCCGGCGCCACCGCCGTGGCCTCCCTGGGCAAGGCGTCCGAGGTGCCCGAGGAGCGGCGGGTGATGGCGGCGCTGGGGGCGCTGTGGGCTCAAGGGGCAGCGATTCCATGGCAACGGCTCTACTCCGGCGAACAGCGCCACCGCGTGCCCCTGCCCACCTACCCCTTCGAGCGCCAGCGCTTTTGGGTCGAGGGCCGCCGCTCTCCCCAGGCCCCGGCGCGGCGCCGCCGCGGACTCTACCGCCGGCCGGAGGACGATTGGCTGTCGGTTCCCACCTGGCACGAGCTCGCGCCGAGCTCTCCCCGGCCCGCCACCGCCGAGGAGCACAGCGGCGATGAGGGCGGCTCGTGGTGCCTGATTCCCGATCAGGGGGGCTGGGCGAAGGCCCTCGCCGAGGCTCTGGAGCGTCGGGGAGAAGAAGTCTCCATCCTCTCTGGGGCCGAGGCCGAGGCCGAGGATGAACCCTGGGCTCAGCGGCTCGAGGACCTCTCCGTCGCGAGGGTGGTGGACCTGCGGGGAATGGACTCCTGGGCCCAAGCCAGCGAAGGAGCCAGTGAGCAAACCAGCGAAGACGCCGCCCGGGTCCACGAACTCACCGCCCTCGCCGTGGCGGTAGCGGACGCCGGCACGGCCCAGGCGCCCGCGGAGCTAACGCTGGTCGCCCGCGGTCTCGCCAGCGTCGCCGGCGAGGGACCGGTGGAACCCGCCAAGGCGCTGCTCACCGGCGTGGTGGCGGTGCTGCCCCAGGAGGAGGCGAGCCTGGTCTGCCGCGGCCTCGACCTCACCGGAGCCCCGGAGGAGCCGGCTGCGCCGGCGATGGTGGAGACCCTGGCCCGGGAGCTCCTGGCGGAGGAGCCGGCGGAGACCCCGGCCGATGCGGCGACCGGGCTGCGCTGGCGCTGGGTGGCGCTGCGCGGCGACCGCCGCTTCGCCCGGCGCCTGAGCCCGTGGGCTCTCGCGACCGACGACGGCCCGCGAGACGACGGGAGCTGGCTGCGGGAGGAGGGCGCCTACCTGATCACCGGCGGCCTCGGCGGTCTCGGCTGGACCCTGGCCCGCCGCCTGGCGGAGGAGCGCCGAGCACGGCTGGTGCTCATCGGCCGCTCCCCCTTTCCGGCCCGCGAGACCTGGGACGAGATCCTCGCCGATGCCCACCACAACACGCCGCCGGACATCCGCCAGCGCATCGCCGAGATCCGCAGCCTGGAAGCCGCCGGTGCCCGCATCCTGGTGCGCTCCGCCGACGTCACCGACGCCGGCGCAATGGCGCAGGTCTTCGCGCGGGCGGAAGAAGAGCTGGGTCCCCTGGACGGCGTCTTCCACGCCGCCGGCGTTCCCGGCGGCGGCATCGCCCGCCGGCGCAGTGCCGAGGAAATGGCCGTGGTGCTGGCGCCGAAGGTCGCCGGCACCCGGGTTCTCGACCAGCTCCTCAGTTCGCGGCCGGAAACTTTCTTGGTGCTCTTCTCCTCGGTCAACGCCGTCCTCGGCGGCGTCGGGCAGGTGGACTACGCCGCCGCCAACGCCTACCTGGACGCCTTCGCCGAGGCCCGCCGCGGCGAGGGCCGCCGCGCCCTGGCCATCGATTGGGACGCCTGGCGGGAGGTGGGCATGGCCGCCGCTGGAACCCGCCTCGACCCGCGGCGCCACCCCTTCCTGCAGCGCATCGAGAGCTCCGACGGCACCCTCACCGCTCACAGCGAGCTGCAAGCGGGACAGACCTGGGTGGCGGACGAGCACCGGATCCTCGGCCGTGCCGTGGTCCCCGGCACCGGCCAGCTGGAGATCGCCCGGGCGCTCTTCGAGTCTCAGGAGGAGGGCGGCTCCCCAGCAAACCGGGCGGTGGAGATTCACGACGTCTTCTTCATGGCTCCCCTGGTGCTGGGCGAGAGCCCCCGGCAGGTCCAGGCTCGGCTGGAGCCCGCCGGCGACGAGTACCGCTTCCAGCTCGCCAGCCGCCCGGCGAGCACCGGAGGCCCGGTGGGACCGGACGACGGGCCGGAAACGGTGCACGGGGTGGCGCGGGTCCGGGGCGTGGAGGCTGCCGCCGGCACCGTCGACCTCGACGCCTTGCGGCAGCGCTGCCGCAGCACGCCGCCGGAAGAGCGGCTGCGCACCTGGTGGCTGGGCTACGACGGCTCCCGAGACGACGAAGAGGTGGCGCGCTACGGCCCGCGCTGGCGCAGCCTGGTCTCCTTCTACACCTCCGGACCGGAAGCTGGCGACGACGAGAGCCTCGCGGAGCTGCGGCTGGATCCTCAGGTCGCCGGCGATCTGCGGCTCTTCTCCTTCCACCCGGGCCTGATGGACGTCGCCGTGGGCAGCCTCTACCGCGCCCGGGACCGCGGTCCCTACGCGCCTTTCAGCTACCGCCGGCTGCGCATCTTCGGCGCCATCCCCGAGCACGTGGTGGTGCACGCCCGGCGCAGAGGTCTCGATGAGGCCAGAGCTCTTGGTGAGGAAGCGGACGGCGACGCTCCCGAGAGCCTGAGCTACGACGTGACCGTCTGTGACCCCGAGGGCCGGGTGCTGGTGGAGGTGGAGGACTACACCTACAAGCGGGTGCGCATGGATCCCATGGCGGCCGATGAAGCCAACGAAGAGGGCGAGCAGAAACCGAAGCAGGCGGCGAGACAGCCGACGGTGCTGCAGCGGGGCCTGGCTCCGGAGGAGGGCCTGCGGGTGTTGGAAGGGCTGTTGAGCCATCCAGCACCGGCGCGGGTGGTGGTCTCCACCGTCGATCTGGAGGCGCTGGAGCAGGAGATCTTCGCCCGCATGGAGCAGCTCCGGGCCCCGGCGGCGGCCCGACCGGCGCATCCGCGGCCGGATCTGGCAACCCCCTATGTGGCGCCGCGCAACCCGTCCGAGGAGCAGCTGGCGGAGATCTTCCAGCAGGTCTTGGGCATCGAGCGGGTGGGGATGGACGACTCCTTCTTCGAGCTCGGCGGCGATTCGGTGATCGCCATCCAGGCCATCGCCCGCGCCGGCCAGGAGGGCTTCCAGCTCTCCCCCAACGACCTCTTCCAACACCCGACGGTGGCACAGCTGGCGGAGCGCGCCGGCAGTGGCGAGGCGCCGGCGGCCACCCGGCTGCCGCCCATCGAGGCCACCGAGGGGGAGGTGCTGCCCCTGTCCCTGAACCAGGAACGCTATTGGGCCCGCTACCGCCGCGGTGGCGCCAGTGCTTCCCTCAACCTGCCGCTGGCGGTGGGTTTCGTAGGGCGGCTGAACCTGCCGGTGCTGGCCGCCGGTCTGCAGCTCATTCTCGACCGCCACGAGGCCATGCGGACGCGCTTCCGCCAGGGCGACGACGGGGCACAGCAGGTGGTGCTGCCCCGGCTGCGGCTGCGCATGCCCCTGGTCGACCTCAGCCGGCTACCGGAGGAGGTGTCGAAGCT includes these proteins:
- a CDS encoding SDR family NAD(P)-dependent oxidoreductase, with translation MSSFDDAFHHIAIIGRFGRFPGAPDLATYWQNLRAGVESISFFTDEELLAAGTPPEALAAPNFVGAKSTLEDADRFDAGLFGYSPSEAELMDPQHRLFLEAAWSALEDAGYDPARAEERIGVFAGVAANTYLRNLYSSPEVLEGVSDLQIIVGNDKDFLASKVSYKLDLRGPSVVVQTACSTSLVALHLACQSLINQESTLALAGGVSVKVPLVSGYPYLEGGHRSPDGHCRAFDAEANGTAFGDGVGVVVLKRLSEAMADGDTIHAVIRGTAINNDGSLKAGYTAPSEAGQAEVLAEALALAEIEPETVGMIEAHGTGTTLGDPIEVAALKRVYGSAPRPERCALGSVKTNVGHLDAAAGVAGLLKAVSSLEHGEIPPSLHFHRPNPRLELEESPFFVPTEPTPWPVDGPRRAGISSFGVGGTNAHVVLEEAPRRLPSGPSRRWQIAAFSARGDGGLEQLAESLAKHLESHPEQPLADVAFTLQMGRRGLPRRRVVVARDREEMARQLAAGEGFTATAARDDRPVAFLFPGQGTQHLRMGMELYRTEREFRRVVDRCSELLEPHLLLDLRKLLDPPAGEEDAAAERLGTTALAQPALFVISYALAQLWISWGVEPRAMLGHSLGEWVAACLAGVVTLEQALPLVAARGALMQSRPAGAMLAVPLAASKIEPRLGNALALAAVNAAERCVVSGPVSAVEDLARRLEEEGVGCRRLATSHAFHSAMMDPILGSFAQRLREIELQAPQIPFVSNVTGTWITPQQATDPDYWCRQLRQTVRFADGLEELLDGDPLLLEVGPGQTLSSLARRAGATAVASLGKASEVPEERRVMAALGALWAQGAAIPWQRLYSGEQRHRVPLPTYPFERQRFWVEGRRSPQAPARRRRGLYRRPEDDWLSVPTWHELAPSSPRPATAEEHSGDEGGSWCLIPDQGGWAKALAEALERRGEEVSILSGAEAEAEDEPWAQRLEDLSVARVVDLRGMDSWAQASEGASEQTSEDAARVHELTALAVAVADAGTAQAPAELTLVARGLASVAGEGPVEPAKALLTGVVAVLPQEEASLVCRGLDLTGAPEEPAAPAMVETLARELLAEEPAETPADAATGLRWRWVALRGDRRFARRLSPWALATDDGPRDDGSWLREEGAYLITGGLGGLGWTLARRLAEERRARLVLIGRSPFPARETWDEILADAHHNTPPDIRQRIAEIRSLEAAGARILVRSADVTDAGAMAQVFARAEEELGPLDGVFHAAGVPGGGIARRRSAEEMAVVLAPKVAGTRVLDQLLSSRPETFLVLFSSVNAVLGGVGQVDYAAANAYLDAFAEARRGEGRRALAIDWDAWREVGMAAAGTRLDPRRHPFLQRIESSDGTLTAHSELQAGQTWVADEHRILGRAVVPGTGQLEIARALFESQEEGGSPANRAVEIHDVFFMAPLVLGESPRQVQARLEPAGDEYRFQLASRPASTGGPVGPDDGPETVHGVARVRGVEAAAGTVDLDALRQRCRSTPPEERLRTWWLGYDGSRDDEEVARYGPRWRSLVSFYTSGPEAGDDESLAELRLDPQVAGDLRLFSFHPGLMDVAVGSLYRARDRGPYAPFSYRRLRIFGAIPEHVVVHARRRGLDEARALGEEADGDAPESLSYDVTVCDPEGRVLVEVEDYTYKRVRMDPMAADEANEEGEQKPKQAARQPTVLQRGLAPEEGLRVLEGLLSHPAPARVVVSTVDLEALEQEIFARMEQLRAPAAARPAHPRPDLATPYVAPRNPSEEQLAEIFQQVLGIERVGMDDSFFELGGDSVIAIQAIARAGQEGFQLSPNDLFQHPTVAQLAERAGSGEAPAATRLPPIEATEGEVLPLSLNQERYWARYRRGGASASLNLPLAVGFVGRLNLPVLAAGLQLILDRHEAMRTRFRQGDDGAQQVVLPRLRLRMPLVDLSRLPEEVSKLEARRLRDHEASHVFDLEREILFRITLIRRSAEEHELFVIKHHLITDGWSGGLFAQELAELYAATVEQREPRLPRLPIRYGDYAVWQREHLVAGGVLAEQLEHWRGELDGGDFPILELPGDHPRQGGGGFPSEDIFRQLPAEPYEALKAFARSHNATPFMVQLAALNVLLAAYTGQRDIALTTDVANRERVETEPLIGLFTNVLVLRNDLAGDPTVEELLERTRNSTVRSFDHQFLPFADLMGALKPGWLEAYHQVFPVAFVFQNYPGRSFSLPGLELRSLEIDPGAVSRDLLVITGETGDGLRVAFRYRTDLFEASTVERLVEDYLGLLRSLPEDPQRRLSDLLAPLSSPAPAR